The following proteins are co-located in the Purpureocillium takamizusanense chromosome 10, complete sequence genome:
- a CDS encoding uncharacterized protein (EggNog:ENOG503NUHS~BUSCO:EOG092624SJ~COG:S~TransMembrane:8 (o44-66i78-97o109-130i392-414o434-455i476-500o512-530i551-573o)): protein MASAGSFPGPTSFRLAKLAQDAYDYPMRVFQAAPPETHPSLPHLTLLVFEAVLEVVCVSLPGYIIARLGHFDADKQKFLANLNVMLFTPCLIFTKLASQLNAEKLSELAIIPAIFVVQTLVSWVVAVAVAKVFRFNKRAANFVTAMGVFGNSNSLPISLVLSLSQTIKGLHWDRIPGDNDDEVGARGILYLLIFQQLGQLVRWSWGYHVLLASKDKYPEYQQHIAEEGQYRGEDHEDQEAERLMAGLDGDTEEEGEEDEGSVDSHTYVPAGRTPVVGTSTASVADSSDDEFSPKKSPSKVGSTPVNGNHLTLNGNEPHYMAFPHVGSSSSISQLYPNGDSMLARAKATVVRKVRAIGARVAAFFSRLYQALPRPVQVTLSFMAIAVQKTCNFVWEFMNPPLWAMLMAVLVASIPKLQELFFEEGSFINNSVTNAVKSSGGVAVPLILVVLGANLARNTMAHDDAHDPEEEQIGTKLLVASLLSRMVLPTAIMAPILAVTAKYLPISILDDPIFIVVCFLLTGAPSALQLAQICQINAVYEKTMGRLLFQSYVIWILPSTLILVMMALEVVAWAT from the exons ATGGCTTCTGCGGGTTCCTTCCCAGGCCCGACGTCGTTTCGCCTGGCGAAGCTCGCCCAAGATGCCTATGACTATCCCATGAGGGTCTTccaggccgcgccgcctgaGACCCATCCTTCCCTGCCGCACCTTACActcctcgtcttcgaggcCGTTCTCGAGGTCGTGTGCGTCAGTCTGCCTGGCTACATCATCGCCCGGCTCGGCCActtcgacgccgacaagcaAAAGTTCCTTGCCAACCTCAACGTGATGCTATTCACGCCATGCCTCA TCTTCACCAAGTTAGCCTCGCAGCTCAACGCTGAAAAGTTATCAGAGCTTGCCATTATCCCTGCCATTTTTGTTGTGCAGACGCTGGTGTCATGGGTcgtggccgttgccgtcgccaaggTCTTTAGGTTTAACAAGCGAGCCGCCAACTTCGTCACCGCAATGGGCGTCTTCGGGAACTCCAACTCGTTGCCGATATCTCTCGTCCTGTCGCTGTCGCAGACCATCAAGGGGCTGCATTGGGACCGGATTCCtggcgacaacgacgacgaagtcgGCGCACGTGGCATCCTCTACCTTCTCATTTTCCAGCAGCTAGGTCAGCTTGTgcgctggagctggggcTACCACGTGCTGCTCGCCTCCAAGGACAAGTACCCGGAGTACCAGCAGCACATAGCCGAGGAGGGACAGTATCGCGGTGAGGACCACGAGGACCAGGAGGCTGAGCGACTCATGGCCGGTCTGGATGGAGacaccgaggaggagggggaggaagacgaggggAGCGTCGACTCGCACACGTATGTGCCCGCTGGCCGCACTCCTGTAGTCggcacgtcgacggcctctGTGGCCGActccagcgacgacgagttcTCCCCCAAGAAGTCGCCTTCCAAGGTCGGGTCAACTCCAGTCAATGGCAACCATCTGACACTCAACGGGAACGAGCCCCACTACATGGCCTTTCCCCATGTCGGAAGCAGTAGCAGCATCTCCCAGCTCTATCCCAATGGCGACAGCATGCTTGCTCGAGCAAAGGCTACTGTTGTCAGGAAGGTCCGGGCAATCGGTGCCAGGGTCGCCGCTTTTTTCTCGCGCTTGTACCAGGCTCTACCTCGACCAGTTCAGGTCACGCTATCGTTCATGGCCATTGCGGTTCAGAAAACCTGCAACTTTGTTTGGGAGTTCATGAATCCTCCGCTGTGGGCGATGCTGATGGCCGTCCTGGTGGCGTCGATCCCCAAGCTACAAGAGCTTTTCTTCGAAGAGGGCTCCTTCATCAACAACAGTGTGACCAATGCGGTCAAGTCGagtggcggcgtcgcggtgccTCTGATTCTGGTGGTGCTTGGTGCTAACCTGGCGAGGAACACGATGGCGCACGACGATGCGCACGaccccgaggaggagcagattGGTACTaagctgctcgtcgcgtcGCTGTTGAGCCGCATGGTGCTGCCGACCGCCATCATGGCACCAATCCTTGCTGTGACGGCAAAGTACCTCCCCATCAGCATTCTCGACGACCCAATCTTCATTGTGGTCTGCTTCCTGTTGACCGGTGCCCCGAGCGCCTTGCAACTGGCACAGATCTGCCAGATCAACGCTGTGTACGAGAAGACAATGGGCCGTCTGCTGTTCCAGAGCTACGTCATCTG GATTCTGCCCTCGACGCTGATTCTCGTCATGATGGCGCTCGAAGTCGTGGCGTGGGCCACTTGA
- a CDS encoding uncharacterized protein (COG:S~TransMembrane:7 (o44-66i78-97o109-130i392-414o434-455i476-500o512-539i)~BUSCO:EOG092624SJ~EggNog:ENOG503NUHS) codes for MASAGSFPGPTSFRLAKLAQDAYDYPMRVFQAAPPETHPSLPHLTLLVFEAVLEVVCVSLPGYIIARLGHFDADKQKFLANLNVMLFTPCLIFTKLASQLNAEKLSELAIIPAIFVVQTLVSWVVAVAVAKVFRFNKRAANFVTAMGVFGNSNSLPISLVLSLSQTIKGLHWDRIPGDNDDEVGARGILYLLIFQQLGQLVRWSWGYHVLLASKDKYPEYQQHIAEEGQYRGEDHEDQEAERLMAGLDGDTEEEGEEDEGSVDSHTYVPAGRTPVVGTSTASVADSSDDEFSPKKSPSKVGSTPVNGNHLTLNGNEPHYMAFPHVGSSSSISQLYPNGDSMLARAKATVVRKVRAIGARVAAFFSRLYQALPRPVQVTLSFMAIAVQKTCNFVWEFMNPPLWAMLMAVLVASIPKLQELFFEEGSFINNSVTNAVKSSGGVAVPLILVVLGANLARNTMAHDDAHDPEEEQIGTKLLVASLLSRMVLPTAIMAPILAVTAKYLPISILDDPIFIVVCFLLTGAPSALQLAQICQINAVYEKTMGRLLFQSYVIW; via the exons ATGGCTTCTGCGGGTTCCTTCCCAGGCCCGACGTCGTTTCGCCTGGCGAAGCTCGCCCAAGATGCCTATGACTATCCCATGAGGGTCTTccaggccgcgccgcctgaGACCCATCCTTCCCTGCCGCACCTTACActcctcgtcttcgaggcCGTTCTCGAGGTCGTGTGCGTCAGTCTGCCTGGCTACATCATCGCCCGGCTCGGCCActtcgacgccgacaagcaAAAGTTCCTTGCCAACCTCAACGTGATGCTATTCACGCCATGCCTCA TCTTCACCAAGTTAGCCTCGCAGCTCAACGCTGAAAAGTTATCAGAGCTTGCCATTATCCCTGCCATTTTTGTTGTGCAGACGCTGGTGTCATGGGTcgtggccgttgccgtcgccaaggTCTTTAGGTTTAACAAGCGAGCCGCCAACTTCGTCACCGCAATGGGCGTCTTCGGGAACTCCAACTCGTTGCCGATATCTCTCGTCCTGTCGCTGTCGCAGACCATCAAGGGGCTGCATTGGGACCGGATTCCtggcgacaacgacgacgaagtcgGCGCACGTGGCATCCTCTACCTTCTCATTTTCCAGCAGCTAGGTCAGCTTGTgcgctggagctggggcTACCACGTGCTGCTCGCCTCCAAGGACAAGTACCCGGAGTACCAGCAGCACATAGCCGAGGAGGGACAGTATCGCGGTGAGGACCACGAGGACCAGGAGGCTGAGCGACTCATGGCCGGTCTGGATGGAGacaccgaggaggagggggaggaagacgaggggAGCGTCGACTCGCACACGTATGTGCCCGCTGGCCGCACTCCTGTAGTCggcacgtcgacggcctctGTGGCCGActccagcgacgacgagttcTCCCCCAAGAAGTCGCCTTCCAAGGTCGGGTCAACTCCAGTCAATGGCAACCATCTGACACTCAACGGGAACGAGCCCCACTACATGGCCTTTCCCCATGTCGGAAGCAGTAGCAGCATCTCCCAGCTCTATCCCAATGGCGACAGCATGCTTGCTCGAGCAAAGGCTACTGTTGTCAGGAAGGTCCGGGCAATCGGTGCCAGGGTCGCCGCTTTTTTCTCGCGCTTGTACCAGGCTCTACCTCGACCAGTTCAGGTCACGCTATCGTTCATGGCCATTGCGGTTCAGAAAACCTGCAACTTTGTTTGGGAGTTCATGAATCCTCCGCTGTGGGCGATGCTGATGGCCGTCCTGGTGGCGTCGATCCCCAAGCTACAAGAGCTTTTCTTCGAAGAGGGCTCCTTCATCAACAACAGTGTGACCAATGCGGTCAAGTCGagtggcggcgtcgcggtgccTCTGATTCTGGTGGTGCTTGGTGCTAACCTGGCGAGGAACACGATGGCGCACGACGATGCGCACGaccccgaggaggagcagattGGTACTaagctgctcgtcgcgtcGCTGTTGAGCCGCATGGTGCTGCCGACCGCCATCATGGCACCAATCCTTGCTGTGACGGCAAAGTACCTCCCCATCAGCATTCTCGACGACCCAATCTTCATTGTGGTCTGCTTCCTGTTGACCGGTGCCCCGAGCGCCTTGCAACTGGCACAGATCTGCCAGATCAACGCTGTGTACGAGAAGACAATGGGCCGTCTGCTGTTCCAGAGCTACGTCATCTGGTAA